A portion of the Bacillus thuringiensis genome contains these proteins:
- the yidC gene encoding membrane protein insertase YidC — MLKSYRAVLVSLSLLLVFVLSGCSNAAPIDAHSTGIWDHYFVYPISYMIQFVAHHIPGASFGIAIIIMTLVIRSATIPLAVSQYRSQAKMKKMQPELQKLKKKYGDVSKDLEKQKQYQKEMSELMKSGGWNPLAGCWPIFIQMPIFSALYYAISRTEEIRTSSFLWVNLGHADPYHILPIIAALTTFIQMKVFQSNITPGEQVQMLKMQQIMMPAMILFMGFAAPSGLVLYWITGNLFTMTQTIVLRKIMEREELQLQKA, encoded by the coding sequence ATGTTAAAATCATACCGAGCTGTGCTCGTTAGTTTATCATTATTACTTGTTTTTGTTTTATCTGGTTGCAGTAATGCAGCCCCAATTGATGCACATAGTACTGGGATTTGGGATCATTATTTTGTATATCCAATCTCGTATATGATTCAATTTGTCGCTCATCATATACCTGGAGCTAGCTTTGGGATTGCTATCATTATTATGACGCTCGTTATTCGTTCAGCAACGATTCCATTAGCTGTTTCGCAATATCGCAGCCAAGCGAAAATGAAGAAAATGCAACCTGAATTGCAGAAGCTAAAGAAAAAATACGGTGATGTAAGCAAAGACCTTGAAAAACAAAAGCAGTATCAAAAAGAAATGTCAGAACTAATGAAATCAGGCGGTTGGAATCCACTTGCTGGTTGCTGGCCAATTTTTATACAAATGCCGATTTTCTCTGCTTTGTATTATGCGATTAGCAGAACGGAAGAGATTCGCACATCTTCGTTTTTATGGGTGAACCTAGGACATGCAGATCCATATCATATATTACCGATTATTGCAGCGTTAACGACATTTATTCAAATGAAAGTTTTCCAATCGAATATTACACCTGGAGAACAAGTACAGATGTTAAAGATGCAGCAAATTATGATGCCGGCAATGATTCTATTTATGGGGTTTGCGGCGCCATCAGGACTTGTGTTGTACTGGATAACAGGTAACTTATTTACAATGACACAAACAATTGTATTAAGAAAAATAATGGAACGTGAAGAGTTACAATTACAAAAAGCA
- a CDS encoding YitT family protein — translation MGQLGDADYVPDTAFLSFPAAKTFHLEFMIQLVVIFIASILYAISMNMFFIPHNMISGGFAGVGMIIGYLMHYNIGALIFLLNIPLLILSHFYLGKKTTFLTAYFVAVSSLAMNIIPVHQVSDDILLSSVFGGVICGAASGIIFRFASSTGGFDVVGLIVAKHRDISIGAIIFVFNLILLVAAGFIFGWDITLYTLISRFVVSKVIDAVHTKHIKLTIMTVTEKGEEIKSALLHHGIRGVTMVDAVGGYTNHKKKMIYTVVTRYELGEMKRIIRQVDNKAFMNITETVEIVGRFKRI, via the coding sequence ATGGGTCAACTAGGAGACGCCGATTACGTTCCCGACACCGCCTTTTTATCCTTCCCAGCAGCTAAAACATTTCACTTAGAATTTATGATACAGTTGGTTGTTATTTTTATAGCTTCTATTTTGTATGCAATTTCTATGAATATGTTTTTTATCCCGCATAACATGATTAGCGGTGGATTCGCTGGTGTAGGGATGATTATCGGTTATTTAATGCACTACAATATCGGTGCACTTATCTTTTTACTAAACATTCCTCTTCTTATTTTAAGTCACTTTTACTTAGGCAAGAAGACAACCTTTTTAACAGCTTACTTTGTAGCTGTATCATCGTTAGCGATGAACATTATCCCTGTACACCAGGTTTCAGACGATATTTTACTATCTTCTGTATTCGGTGGTGTAATCTGCGGAGCAGCTTCCGGAATCATATTCCGATTTGCTTCTTCAACAGGTGGCTTTGATGTTGTTGGATTGATTGTAGCGAAACATCGAGATATTTCAATTGGAGCAATCATCTTTGTATTCAACTTAATCTTACTTGTTGCAGCAGGTTTTATTTTCGGATGGGATATTACACTTTATACGTTAATTAGCCGGTTTGTAGTCAGCAAAGTTATCGATGCTGTGCACACGAAACATATTAAATTAACGATAATGACAGTTACAGAAAAAGGTGAGGAAATAAAAAGCGCACTACTACATCACGGCATACGCGGGGTGACAATGGTAGACGCTGTCGGCGGCTATACAAACCATAAGAAAAAAATGATTTACACTGTCGTGACTCGCTATGAGTTAGGCGAAATGAAACGTATTATCCGCCAAGTGGATAACAAAGCATTTATGAACATTACTGAAACAGTTGAAATTGTCG